From the Anaerolineae bacterium genome, the window GTCCCAGGGCGGCATCAGCAGCGCATCGCCCGCCATTGAAAAAATCAAACCGGCCAAAACCAGATATTTGTAAACCGGCGGCGTAGCCTGCCCCTGCATAGCGATGAGCACAATGCAGGCCATTGTCAACGGTTTAAAAAGGTGGATGTGCCGCACGGGGCCGCGATATTCGGCGCGGATGAGGATAGCGGCAAAGATAATGGTCAAGATGGTCAGCACAACGATGAGCATTTTTCCTCCTATGTCACAACCTTTTTTATTTCCGACCAAAGTCGGCCCTGATCTGGCCCCACGCCTGGGTATCCCACTCGAGTATTTCGTTGGCATAGGCATTGTTCTCAAGCCATTGCAAGGCTCTATCAGCCAACTCCCACACTTTTTCGGTGTCCTGATTCCGGGGTAATCTTGAACCGACCGTTTTGCGTTGAACCCACCCAATGGCCGTTCTGGAATCTGAATAAACAGGTTTTTTTTGACCCTGTTTTTTGAGCAGGGCCAGGGCATGCACAATGGCCAAAAACTCGCCCAAGTTATTGGTGCCGTTTTCAAGAGAGCCAACGTGAAACAACTCCCGGCCGCTTTGGGTGTAAACGCCCCGGTATTCCAAGTTGCCGGGACTGCCGTCACAGGCGGCGTCAACCGAAACGCTGTCGGCCACAACTTCGGAAGGCAAACTCAAGGCCGGGACGGGGCCGAGACATTTTTCCCAGCCCAAGGCAAACGCTTCGTTTGCCTGGTCTTCCCGCGTGTAAGCCTTGTATTTGGCCCCCGCAAAACCAAGCACCTGCTCGCTGCACTCGGCCCAGGTGGAGTAGATGCCCGACTGCCGGCCCACCCAAACCACGTAGTATTTTTTAGCCAAGATATCGTTACTCCGTTGTTATCGCCATAGCCTCCTGGCCGACCAGATTTTCCAGTCCCTGCCGATAAGCCTGGCCAAAAAGCGCGCCATAAATGGCGATAAGATACATGGTGACCGGCGCGGTCAGGAAGGGTATCAAACAGCATAAAATAATCGTACAGTAAAGCAGTGTAAAGGCGGAACTGAGCACCATTGAGAGCAACATAATCATCACGTAAGCCATCAAAAAGCCGCCCACGTTGGCCCGAAAAACAGCCCACCATTCTTTAAAACGAAAAGCTGCGCCAAATTCATCGGTTGCCACCACGTGGCCCATAATGGCGGGCATCACCAGGCCAATCGCCAGGGCCAGGAGCATGCCCACCCCAAACAAAATAAAAAAGCCCACCATCCCCAGCACCGTGATTACGGCAAAAACTCCCCCGGCTGCCTCGGCGTTCTCTTCCCCGGCTATGGCCATCACCGGCACTCCCAAAAACGGCAGCACAAAGAACATGGCGTAACCAATAGAAAACAACACCATCACCGGCAGCATATAAATAAATACTACTCCCAATAACTTCAAGCCATCTACCAATAGTTTGCCCCAATCGTCCCATTCCGGCAGATATGGTTCGCCTTTTTCCACAATAATCCGGCGCATGATTTGCATCATATACCCGTAAACAAAAAAGAACGGCACCAGGGGCACGGCAAAACCGGCCAGCACCACTAAACTGCCAATTAGAAATTTATTCTTCCAGTTTTTATCGCGGAACGGGTAGCCCAATAAGGTTTGGAGATAAGCGGTGGTGAATGATTGCGTAGTCATAATTTTTCCTCCATCAATTTTTTGCCATAGTGAATGTCAAGGTAGCAGGGTAACAGAGTGGCAGGGTAACTGCCTTTCTACCTTGCAACCTTATTACTTTGCTCCTTGGAATCTAGTAACCAGGTGTTTTATCTGGGCATAAGTTTCCTCCGGTTGTCCGGCCAGGTCAAACCAGTCTATCCGCGGGTCGGCCAAGCGGAACCAATTATACTGCTGGCGCATAAAGCGCCGGGTTTCTTTTTTAATCAGGGCCACCGCTTCGGCCAGGCTGAACTGGCCCTGCAAGTACTGCCCAATTTGACGATAACCCAAACCCGACAGCGCCGGCAAGCGCCAATCATAGCCCGCCGCGGCCAGCCCTTCAACTTCGGCCACCAGGCCGCTATCCATCATTTTTTCGACCCGCCGGTCAATACGATTATAAAGGATTTCCCGGGGCATGGTCAAACCAATGAGCAAAGTGTGGTAAGGCGGGGGATTTTTCTGTTGGTGTTGGCTGATGGGCACGCCCGTTTTTTGATAGACCTCCAACGCCCGGATAACCCGGCGTACATTGCGCGGATCAAGCTTTTGGGCCGCCAACGGGTCAACGTCCTCCAGTTGGGCATGGAGCGCCTCAGCGCCAACAGCCTCGGCGCGAGCGGCCAGTTTGGCCCGGAGGGCGGGGTCCGGCGGCACGCGCGGGATGC encodes:
- a CDS encoding ribonuclease H family protein; its protein translation is MLAKKYYVVWVGRQSGIYSTWAECSEQVLGFAGAKYKAYTREDQANEAFALGWEKCLGPVPALSLPSEVVADSVSVDAACDGSPGNLEYRGVYTQSGRELFHVGSLENGTNNLGEFLAIVHALALLKKQGQKKPVYSDSRTAIGWVQRKTVGSRLPRNQDTEKVWELADRALQWLENNAYANEILEWDTQAWGQIRADFGRK
- a CDS encoding DUF4013 domain-containing protein is translated as MTTQSFTTAYLQTLLGYPFRDKNWKNKFLIGSLVVLAGFAVPLVPFFFVYGYMMQIMRRIIVEKGEPYLPEWDDWGKLLVDGLKLLGVVFIYMLPVMVLFSIGYAMFFVLPFLGVPVMAIAGEENAEAAGGVFAVITVLGMVGFFILFGVGMLLALAIGLVMPAIMGHVVATDEFGAAFRFKEWWAVFRANVGGFLMAYVMIMLLSMVLSSAFTLLYCTIILCCLIPFLTAPVTMYLIAIYGALFGQAYRQGLENLVGQEAMAITTE
- the miaA gene encoding tRNA (adenosine(37)-N6)-dimethylallyltransferase MiaA — encoded protein: MSDRPLLVVIGPTAVGKTALSVRLAQDVGGEIVSADSRQIYRGLDIGADKASAAQQALAPHHLLDVVDPDQVLTLAEFQERAYATIAAIHRRNRLPLLVGGTGQWVWAVVEGWGIPRVPPDPALRAKLAARAEAVGAEALHAQLEDVDPLAAQKLDPRNVRRVIRALEVYQKTGVPISQHQQKNPPPYHTLLIGLTMPREILYNRIDRRVEKMMDSGLVAEVEGLAAAGYDWRLPALSGLGYRQIGQYLQGQFSLAEAVALIKKETRRFMRQQYNWFRLADPRIDWFDLAGQPEETYAQIKHLVTRFQGAK